A genomic stretch from Planctomycetaceae bacterium includes:
- a CDS encoding DUF1553 domain-containing protein: MAEDRIGDGLVALYTFEAGGGGQVQNRVSEDSRGGLKIMASSHASWQIDGIRVNSSTRLYQQDAQHINKSIVRSGECSVEIWLTPENLQQKGPARIVSLSSDPSHRNLTVGQNGDTFEVRLRTTGTSENGLPSFATASGTVTTTRTHLVVTRSRNGQVRIFLNGKVAYSGRVEGELSNWDLNYPLVVANEATGDRPWIGTIHLMALFDRAISGSEVQSNFEAGVIAGRELMTRLPVPAKQAVSFVQDVRPILQKHCFECHAAGNEEGGLNLSMRSRAMEGGRNGASMRRGHSALSPLIHRVARLSEATAMPPEGSLTPEEIGVLRRWIDDGAIWPESADIADPRIEKAREHWAFQPLASTVPIPQLSKDQTPSGNPIDAFVMAALSRKELALNPPAPDDVLVRRMAMDVVGLPPTPEMHKVYADDPGSLVEHLLADSGYGERWGRHWLDAARYADSDGQEGDRDRPGAWVYRDFVIRAMNDDMPFDQFVRWQLAGDELSPENVLAVSATGFLAAGPSTVLEDSFLEEERLQNRYNELDDIVSTTGSALLGLTIGCARCHDHKYDAVSSREYYRLLSAFHSGDRREVKLAGLSDQAMIFQDFGAEPRTTWLFERGDFYDRDQIVQLGFLNVLTNQTTPEAYMETALQTASKPDSTRQRTALAWWMTDSQRGAGALLARVIVNRLWYHHFGEGLVRSVGDFGVRGELPSHPELLEWLASELVNHGWSLKHIHRLILNSRTWQQSSEFRENASTVDPENQLLWRFTPRRLEAEVLRDSMLSVAGLLNRQMYGPSFKPPISTDAMIARNLKTAYPKDVEESDDTRRRTVYMFHKRVIPYPLLQAFDRPDSLQSCSRRSVTTVAPQALAILNDPFVRDCAKNFARRIASEFPDSNSGERTSDRVRACIESALSRTATLGEVEQGVAFVRSQVNFRQDRGGNEPVDVVSLADFCQVLFGLNEFAWIE; the protein is encoded by the coding sequence TTGGCAGAGGATCGGATCGGCGATGGTCTTGTTGCGCTGTACACCTTCGAAGCTGGTGGTGGGGGCCAGGTGCAGAATCGTGTGTCCGAAGATTCACGCGGCGGGCTGAAAATCATGGCCTCAAGCCATGCGTCCTGGCAGATAGACGGGATTCGTGTGAACTCCTCGACTCGACTCTATCAGCAGGACGCTCAGCACATCAATAAGTCGATCGTGCGGTCGGGAGAATGCAGTGTTGAAATCTGGCTGACTCCCGAGAACCTGCAGCAGAAAGGACCGGCGAGGATTGTTTCGCTGTCGTCTGATCCTTCGCATCGGAATCTGACTGTTGGGCAGAATGGCGACACTTTCGAAGTTCGATTGCGAACGACAGGGACTTCTGAGAACGGTCTGCCTTCTTTCGCAACGGCGAGTGGAACGGTGACAACAACGCGTACCCATTTGGTGGTGACCCGCAGCCGTAACGGACAGGTCCGGATTTTCCTGAATGGCAAAGTCGCGTACTCCGGTCGTGTCGAAGGGGAGTTGTCAAACTGGGATTTGAACTATCCGCTGGTCGTTGCGAACGAAGCAACGGGTGATCGGCCCTGGATAGGTACGATTCATCTGATGGCCTTGTTCGATCGCGCGATCAGCGGCAGCGAAGTCCAATCGAATTTTGAGGCGGGTGTGATTGCCGGCCGAGAACTGATGACAAGGCTCCCTGTGCCCGCGAAGCAGGCGGTTAGTTTTGTACAGGACGTTCGCCCGATACTTCAAAAACACTGTTTCGAATGTCATGCCGCAGGCAACGAAGAAGGTGGACTTAATCTTTCTATGCGATCGCGAGCGATGGAGGGCGGTCGAAACGGGGCGAGTATGCGTCGCGGGCACAGTGCTCTGAGCCCGCTGATTCACCGTGTCGCTCGTCTCAGCGAAGCAACGGCAATGCCTCCGGAAGGTTCATTAACTCCGGAAGAGATTGGCGTTCTTCGCAGGTGGATTGACGACGGGGCCATTTGGCCGGAGTCCGCAGACATCGCGGATCCCCGGATTGAAAAAGCTCGAGAACACTGGGCCTTTCAGCCTCTGGCCAGTACCGTCCCGATTCCGCAGTTGAGCAAAGACCAAACGCCTTCCGGTAACCCGATTGATGCGTTTGTCATGGCGGCTCTCAGCAGGAAGGAGCTGGCGCTGAACCCTCCGGCGCCGGATGATGTACTTGTGAGACGCATGGCGATGGATGTTGTCGGGCTGCCCCCAACACCGGAAATGCATAAGGTTTATGCTGATGATCCTGGTTCGCTTGTCGAACACCTGCTGGCAGATTCCGGTTATGGCGAGCGATGGGGGCGTCACTGGCTGGATGCAGCTCGTTACGCGGATAGTGATGGGCAGGAGGGCGATCGGGATCGTCCCGGCGCGTGGGTATACAGGGACTTTGTCATTCGAGCCATGAACGACGATATGCCGTTCGACCAGTTTGTAAGATGGCAGTTGGCTGGGGACGAGTTGTCCCCAGAGAATGTTCTGGCTGTCTCTGCAACCGGTTTTCTGGCCGCCGGGCCAAGCACCGTTCTGGAAGATTCATTCCTGGAAGAGGAGCGACTGCAGAATCGATACAACGAACTGGATGACATCGTTTCAACGACCGGGAGTGCACTGCTTGGGTTGACGATCGGGTGTGCAAGATGTCATGACCATAAATACGACGCCGTTTCGTCGCGGGAGTATTATCGACTGCTGAGTGCCTTCCACAGCGGCGATCGCAGGGAGGTCAAACTAGCCGGCCTTTCAGATCAGGCGATGATTTTTCAGGACTTTGGGGCCGAACCACGAACGACATGGTTATTTGAACGCGGTGATTTCTACGATCGCGATCAAATCGTTCAGCTTGGTTTTCTGAACGTCCTGACGAATCAAACGACTCCCGAAGCTTACATGGAGACTGCCCTGCAAACGGCATCAAAGCCAGACTCAACCCGTCAGAGGACTGCGCTGGCATGGTGGATGACGGATTCGCAGCGGGGGGCCGGTGCGCTCTTGGCTCGCGTGATCGTAAATCGTCTGTGGTATCACCATTTTGGTGAAGGCCTGGTTCGCAGCGTTGGCGATTTTGGTGTGCGAGGCGAACTCCCTTCTCACCCTGAGCTGTTAGAGTGGCTTGCCAGTGAGCTTGTGAATCACGGCTGGTCGCTGAAGCACATCCATCGGCTGATCCTGAACAGCAGGACGTGGCAGCAAAGCTCAGAGTTTCGTGAAAATGCGTCGACTGTAGATCCCGAGAATCAGCTTCTGTGGCGGTTCACACCGCGTCGGCTGGAGGCGGAAGTCCTTCGCGATTCGATGTTGTCCGTGGCAGGTCTGCTCAACCGACAGATGTATGGTCCTTCATTCAAACCACCGATTTCGACTGATGCCATGATTGCCCGCAATCTGAAAACGGCATACCCGAAAGACGTCGAAGAATCAGACGACACACGCCGCCGCACAGTGTACATGTTTCATAAACGAGTGATTCCTTATCCACTGCTGCAGGCGTTCGATCGGCCTGACAGTCTTCAGAGTTGTTCTCGCCGAAGCGTTACGACAGTGGCTCCCCAGGCACTTGCCATTCTGAACGATCCTTTCGTACGTGATTGTGCGAAGAACTTCGCCCGCCGGATTGCCAGTGAGTTTCCTGACAGTAATTCCGGTGAACGCACATCAGACCGCGTGCGTGCATGCATTGAATCAGCTTTGAGTCGTACTGCGACTTTGGGAGAAGTCGAACAGGGTGTGGCATTTGTTCGGTCGCAGGTGAACTTCAGGCAGGACAGAGGCGGCAATGAACCCGTCGACGTCGTATCGCTGGCTGATTTCTGTCAGGTACTGTTCGGACTCAATGAATTTGCCTGGATCGAATAA
- the xylB gene encoding xylulokinase: protein MPVYLGIDIGTSGTKTLAMREDGQILATATEEYPLSSPKPGWSEQDPIDWWNASVKSVRRVMKAAKLKPADVGGIGLSGQMHGSVFLDKSGEVIRPALLWNDQRTAAECAEIESLAGGRSKLIQMVANPALTGFTAPKILWLRNREKRNFQKTVQVLLPKDYVRYRMTGEFATEVSDASGTLLLDVVKRDWSKPLLSKLQLDASLLPKVYESEEVSGQLTEMVAREMGLLPGTPVVGGGGDQAASAIGNGIVRKGVVSATMGTSGVVFAHSDDVQVDPAGRLHTFCHAVRGKWHVMGCVLSAGGSLQWFRNQLCQSEIDLAKKQKVDPYELITQQAAAAPAGSEGLFFLPYLTGERTPHADPNARACWIGLSLRHGKGHMARAVMEGATYAMRDTLEIIREMTIPVSEIRLSGGGARSEFWRQMQADIYGQPVCTINAEEGPAYGVALLAAAGTGAYSDVVEACNATIRVVSKTSQKSKAVKKYNSGYPIYQKLYRSLRDDFADIQNLVNG from the coding sequence ATGCCTGTCTATCTTGGAATTGATATCGGAACGAGTGGCACGAAGACTCTGGCCATGCGAGAGGATGGTCAGATTCTGGCAACGGCGACGGAAGAATATCCATTGAGCAGTCCGAAGCCCGGATGGAGTGAGCAAGACCCAATTGACTGGTGGAATGCCTCCGTCAAATCCGTTCGCCGCGTGATGAAAGCTGCCAAACTCAAGCCAGCGGATGTCGGAGGGATTGGACTGAGCGGTCAGATGCACGGTAGTGTATTTCTGGACAAGTCAGGCGAAGTCATCCGCCCTGCTCTGCTTTGGAATGATCAGAGAACGGCAGCGGAATGCGCTGAGATTGAATCACTGGCCGGAGGTCGATCGAAGCTGATTCAGATGGTGGCCAATCCCGCATTGACCGGTTTCACCGCCCCGAAAATTTTGTGGTTGCGGAATCGTGAAAAGAGAAACTTCCAGAAAACCGTTCAGGTCCTTCTTCCGAAAGACTATGTCCGGTATCGCATGACGGGCGAGTTTGCGACAGAAGTCAGTGATGCATCCGGAACGTTGTTGCTGGATGTTGTGAAGCGAGACTGGTCGAAGCCATTGCTCAGCAAGTTGCAGCTTGATGCGTCGCTGCTGCCCAAAGTTTATGAATCCGAAGAGGTCAGCGGTCAGCTGACCGAAATGGTCGCCAGAGAGATGGGGCTGTTACCCGGAACGCCGGTTGTCGGAGGTGGTGGGGATCAGGCTGCAAGTGCGATTGGCAACGGAATTGTGCGGAAAGGTGTCGTTTCTGCGACCATGGGGACAAGCGGCGTTGTGTTTGCGCACAGCGACGATGTGCAGGTCGATCCGGCGGGACGTCTCCATACATTCTGCCATGCGGTTCGCGGAAAATGGCACGTCATGGGATGTGTATTGTCAGCGGGCGGGAGTCTGCAGTGGTTCCGAAATCAGCTCTGTCAAAGCGAAATCGATCTTGCGAAAAAACAGAAGGTTGACCCTTACGAGCTGATCACGCAGCAGGCTGCGGCAGCACCAGCAGGATCTGAGGGCCTGTTCTTTCTGCCGTATCTGACGGGCGAACGGACGCCCCATGCCGATCCGAATGCTCGTGCCTGCTGGATTGGCTTAAGTCTTCGGCATGGGAAAGGCCACATGGCCCGGGCCGTTATGGAAGGCGCTACCTATGCGATGCGCGACACACTGGAAATCATTCGGGAGATGACGATCCCGGTGAGCGAAATTCGACTCTCTGGCGGTGGGGCACGCAGCGAATTCTGGCGGCAAATGCAGGCGGACATCTACGGTCAGCCTGTTTGCACAATTAACGCGGAGGAAGGTCCGGCGTATGGAGTTGCTTTGTTGGCTGCTGCCGGAACCGGTGCCTACAGCGATGTTGTTGAAGCGTGTAACGCGACCATTCGTGTCGTTTCGAAGACCAGCCAGAAATCGAAAGCTGTGAAGAAGTACAATTCGGGGTACCCGATTTATCAAAAGTTGTACCGTTCACTTCGCGACGATTTTGCGGACATCCAGAATCTGGTGAACGGGTAG
- a CDS encoding Lpg1974 family pore-forming outer membrane protein, which translates to MRKNTSRLIMAALALLLTQLRITRADSLVTPEWDSPDKAIALMSHSPEPLMAETLVSTSSMQDLESRIASMEADLQALRQPRLAPSFISPPDYHQDKLFGSVEFTFLRPRMSGAMGALNSANGGQLIDHHFESGMRYTLGYRTASGLGLRGRYWSYSHGFTYDPPFSNSTLYVGAHAADLEIISLQRFRQWNLEFSSGVRHAKLRYDSPVIGAFGIGQASFEGVGPTVSVEATRGVGTCGIDIFANVRGSLLFGQINNASMLTYIPTGPIRDEVMQIVENQLGVSWTRTIGHSSVLQLRTAWETQYWMNNTFSDDALGIGTNIGFMGPTIAAELRY; encoded by the coding sequence GTGCGGAAGAATACATCCCGTCTTATCATGGCAGCCCTTGCGCTGCTGTTGACGCAACTCCGGATTACGCGTGCTGATTCCCTCGTTACCCCTGAATGGGATTCCCCGGACAAAGCAATTGCGCTGATGTCCCACTCACCAGAGCCATTGATGGCAGAAACTCTGGTTTCCACTTCTTCGATGCAGGATCTGGAATCGCGCATCGCCAGTATGGAAGCAGATCTGCAGGCACTGCGGCAACCACGTCTCGCACCGAGCTTTATATCTCCGCCTGATTATCATCAGGACAAGCTCTTCGGGTCCGTTGAGTTTACATTTCTTCGCCCTCGAATGAGCGGGGCGATGGGCGCATTGAATTCTGCGAATGGCGGCCAGTTAATCGACCATCACTTTGAGTCAGGGATGCGTTACACTCTGGGCTACCGTACGGCAAGTGGACTTGGACTCCGGGGCCGATACTGGTCTTATAGTCACGGATTCACTTACGATCCACCGTTTTCAAATTCCACGCTCTACGTCGGCGCCCATGCTGCAGATCTGGAGATCATCTCCCTGCAGCGTTTCCGTCAGTGGAATCTGGAGTTCTCCAGCGGTGTCCGTCATGCAAAACTCCGCTATGACTCGCCAGTCATTGGAGCATTCGGTATCGGACAGGCGTCTTTTGAAGGTGTGGGCCCAACAGTGTCCGTTGAGGCAACACGAGGTGTCGGAACGTGCGGAATCGATATCTTCGCGAACGTGCGAGGTTCTTTGCTGTTCGGACAGATCAATAACGCATCAATGCTGACCTACATCCCCACCGGCCCAATCCGGGATGAAGTGATGCAGATCGTTGAGAATCAGCTTGGCGTCTCATGGACCAGGACCATCGGTCACTCGTCCGTCCTGCAGTTGAGAACAGCCTGGGAAACCCAGTACTGGATGAACAACACATTCTCAGACGACGCTCTGGGAATTGGCACCAATATTGGTTTTATGGGCCCGACAATTGCCGCCGAATTGAGATATTAA
- a CDS encoding TlpA disulfide reductase family protein, whose protein sequence is MSSTKYHSTFIGRLSSIVLLAISAISFGDSTSGQDAAAVSLQNGTWEHVQAIVRKNQGKVVVVDIWSTSCLPCMKEFPKLVALQKQSPSEIVCISFNVDYIGIKSKPVDTYRAPVEKFLKKNSATFTNILSTTESDEIFASLDLASIPAVYVYGRDGKLAKRFDDSLFSDGEEEAFTYEDDINPFVNALLKASANE, encoded by the coding sequence ATGAGCTCTACAAAATATCACTCCACTTTCATTGGCAGGCTTTCATCAATCGTACTGCTGGCCATCTCAGCCATCTCTTTCGGTGACAGCACCTCGGGGCAGGACGCCGCAGCTGTTTCATTGCAGAACGGAACGTGGGAGCATGTTCAGGCGATTGTTCGAAAAAACCAGGGGAAAGTTGTCGTCGTGGATATCTGGTCAACCTCCTGCCTGCCATGCATGAAGGAGTTCCCAAAGCTCGTTGCACTCCAAAAGCAGTCCCCGTCCGAGATCGTATGCATCAGCTTCAATGTCGATTACATAGGAATCAAATCGAAACCGGTTGATACATACCGTGCACCGGTAGAGAAGTTTCTGAAGAAGAACTCAGCGACCTTCACCAATATCCTGAGTACGACGGAATCCGATGAAATTTTTGCCTCTCTGGATCTCGCTTCAATTCCTGCCGTCTATGTCTACGGCAGGGACGGAAAGCTGGCGAAGCGATTCGATGATTCACTCTTTAGTGACGGAGAAGAAGAAGCCTTCACCTATGAAGACGACATCAATCCATTTGTGAATGCGTTGTTGAAGGCATCTGCAAACGAATAA
- a CDS encoding DNA-directed RNA polymerase subunit alpha C-terminal domain-containing protein encodes MPTATAVNVKAIFESEGPMTQDMLTQLESAISGSQLTDVRQCVGDLCRHIDGGRNSEGAIARAGVGSYLLAKQEQADRLLSGVQKDGLALFVHGQCLLALGRAQDSGDRFEAAAKAGFDPVGCTLRRAGAIRSAGLIDEAEKLLRSVAASAASRAEYSFQMGCIWADRGDALTAVEYFERAVDMDPHHSRALFWLAAENSLRGNDDEAIRYYERSLSRPPFYIGALLNLGLMYEDRENYQAAAFCFRRIREFDPNNAHAELYLKDIEATQGMYYDEDSARQEARMKQLLSRPVTDFELSVRSRNCLQAMDINSLGDLTEISEQELLSGKNFGETSLHEIRELLSAHGLRIGQHLHRIHSREHVVDQNLSPEEQAMMNRVIGDLNLSVRSRKCMNRLNIQTIGQLVQRTADELLASRNFGVTSLNEIRQKLTEMGMRLRND; translated from the coding sequence GTGCCAACAGCGACCGCAGTGAATGTGAAAGCCATCTTCGAATCCGAAGGCCCAATGACTCAGGACATGCTGACGCAATTGGAGTCGGCGATCAGCGGTTCACAATTAACTGATGTTCGTCAATGCGTAGGGGATCTGTGTCGTCATATTGATGGCGGCCGCAACTCAGAAGGGGCGATTGCCCGTGCTGGAGTTGGCAGTTACCTGCTGGCAAAGCAGGAGCAGGCGGATCGTCTTCTGTCCGGCGTGCAGAAAGATGGTTTGGCCTTGTTCGTACATGGCCAGTGTTTGTTGGCACTTGGTCGTGCTCAGGATTCAGGCGACCGTTTTGAAGCTGCCGCGAAGGCTGGTTTCGATCCTGTCGGGTGTACGCTTCGCCGGGCCGGTGCAATTCGTTCGGCGGGTTTGATCGACGAAGCCGAAAAACTGCTCCGTAGTGTCGCTGCGTCTGCGGCAAGTCGCGCGGAATACTCATTTCAGATGGGGTGCATTTGGGCTGATCGTGGAGATGCTCTGACGGCAGTGGAGTATTTCGAGCGGGCTGTGGACATGGACCCGCATCATTCTCGGGCTTTGTTTTGGCTGGCGGCTGAGAATTCTCTGCGAGGGAACGATGATGAGGCGATTCGCTACTACGAGCGTTCGTTGTCTCGTCCCCCGTTTTACATCGGCGCTCTGCTGAATCTTGGGTTGATGTATGAGGATCGCGAGAACTATCAGGCGGCGGCTTTCTGTTTCCGTCGAATTCGGGAATTCGACCCCAACAACGCCCATGCGGAACTCTACCTGAAGGACATCGAAGCAACTCAGGGGATGTACTACGACGAAGATTCGGCTCGTCAGGAAGCCCGCATGAAGCAACTGCTGAGTCGGCCTGTCACCGATTTTGAGTTGTCAGTCCGAAGTCGAAATTGCCTCCAGGCGATGGACATCAACAGCCTCGGTGATTTGACTGAAATCAGCGAGCAGGAATTGCTGTCCGGTAAGAATTTTGGCGAAACGTCACTGCACGAAATTCGCGAGTTGCTGTCCGCACACGGACTGCGAATCGGGCAGCATCTGCATCGAATCCACTCACGCGAACACGTGGTCGATCAGAACCTGTCTCCTGAAGAGCAGGCGATGATGAATCGTGTCATTGGTGACCTGAATCTTTCGGTTCGGTCTCGTAAATGTATGAATCGATTGAATATTCAGACGATCGGGCAACTCGTACAGCGTACTGCCGATGAACTCCTGGCCAGCAGGAACTTTGGCGTGACATCACTGAATGAAATTCGCCAGAAGCTGACCGAAATGGGGATGCGACTGCGAAACGACTGA
- a CDS encoding ECF-type sigma factor, which yields MSEVTHILSQVESGDAVAAEKLLPLVYEELRRLAKTRMANERSDHTLQPTALVHEAYLRLVDVKQAQHWDSRGLFFSAAAEAMRRILIESARRKDSLKRGGDRQRVEIDVDLEQTMAVGPVHLIEVSEALDQLLAEEPEAGELVKLRLFAGLSVTESGRMLGLGRTKAYETWEFAEAWFAAWLAPSD from the coding sequence ATGTCCGAAGTCACCCACATTCTGTCGCAAGTTGAATCCGGCGATGCAGTGGCGGCGGAAAAGTTGTTGCCGCTGGTCTACGAAGAATTGCGACGCCTCGCGAAGACGCGAATGGCTAATGAACGGTCGGACCACACACTGCAGCCGACGGCCCTGGTTCATGAGGCGTATCTACGTTTAGTGGACGTCAAGCAGGCTCAGCACTGGGATAGTCGTGGGCTTTTCTTTTCGGCAGCGGCCGAAGCGATGAGGCGAATCCTGATCGAATCGGCTCGCCGGAAGGATTCGTTGAAACGAGGTGGTGACCGTCAGCGGGTTGAGATTGACGTGGATCTCGAGCAGACCATGGCTGTCGGCCCCGTGCACTTAATCGAAGTGAGTGAGGCTCTGGACCAGCTGTTGGCAGAAGAACCGGAAGCTGGGGAACTGGTCAAGCTGCGTCTGTTTGCCGGACTGTCGGTCACCGAGTCCGGAAGAATGCTGGGGCTCGGCCGCACAAAGGCGTACGAAACCTGGGAGTTCGCCGAAGCCTGGTTCGCTGCATGGCTCGCCCCCTCAGATTAA
- a CDS encoding Calx-beta domain-containing protein translates to MTNSRRFSRKQKMNRRNKSRRADHSLVQLESLETRQMLTVLLADSFEVGEWNGNWVEDSQNDWARTSQRAADGSYAAEVDGSASNATLSLANPLDLASYGSAELTFSWYIESSFDSGEYIALDLYDGNSWNEVASLRGNVDQENTWHNETVTIDGSYLVSDFQLRYRAKVSDSREDGFVDNVKIEGTLADSQIAISDAQVLEGDGGHTNLVYTVSRSGNISEATTVDFATVAGTATEGVDYVGSSGMLTFPAGDSSSQTITVQVNGETAVEPDENLFVNLSNATGGTIADTQGTGTILDDDAVATISYSDFSDPTGLNLVRHATAPAGTNNALRLTPQLTSQQGAAWFASPQLLSVGFETEFEFQTAGDGSDGFAFVVQNSQDDALGGVGGGLGYKSIANSLAIEFDTFQNSETNDPNNNHVGVHTMGAAPNSNHESASLGTVTPAFDINDGNIHQVKVVYQPGTMAIFLDDFVSPALTVAVDLAETLDLDVGKAWVGFTGVSGGDAQSHDILSWEYSVLADVTTTIGVADAQAIEGDNGVTNLVFTVTRDGDTSGTAIVSGVIAEGTATFADGDYGTLNSTTLTFAAGQTVGTFVLPINGDQTPEEDETLTLHLTLDSGTAHFGRRGCRRDNPERRHQRRH, encoded by the coding sequence ATGACCAACTCACGCAGATTCTCCCGCAAGCAAAAGATGAATCGTCGAAACAAATCACGTCGTGCAGACCACAGCCTTGTCCAGCTGGAATCGCTGGAGACTCGACAGATGCTGACGGTACTACTGGCCGACAGCTTTGAAGTTGGCGAGTGGAATGGGAACTGGGTCGAAGACAGTCAGAACGACTGGGCTCGTACCAGTCAGCGTGCCGCCGACGGGTCGTACGCCGCCGAAGTCGATGGCTCGGCTTCGAATGCCACTTTGAGCCTGGCCAACCCACTGGACCTGGCCAGCTATGGCAGTGCCGAACTCACTTTTTCGTGGTACATCGAAAGCAGCTTTGATAGTGGCGAATACATCGCGCTGGATCTGTACGACGGCAACAGCTGGAACGAAGTTGCATCGCTACGGGGAAATGTGGATCAGGAAAATACCTGGCACAACGAAACTGTCACTATCGACGGCAGCTACCTTGTCTCCGATTTTCAATTGCGGTATCGCGCCAAGGTCAGCGACAGCCGAGAAGACGGTTTCGTTGACAATGTGAAGATCGAAGGCACGCTGGCGGATTCGCAAATTGCAATCAGCGACGCCCAGGTTCTTGAGGGAGATGGCGGTCACACCAACCTTGTCTACACGGTCTCACGGTCGGGCAACATCTCCGAGGCGACCACCGTTGATTTCGCGACAGTCGCGGGAACGGCGACGGAAGGCGTTGACTATGTCGGATCAAGTGGCATGTTGACTTTTCCCGCAGGCGACAGCAGTTCCCAAACGATTACCGTGCAGGTGAATGGCGAGACCGCCGTCGAACCGGACGAGAACCTCTTCGTGAATTTGTCAAACGCCACTGGCGGAACCATCGCTGACACGCAGGGGACCGGAACGATTCTGGACGACGACGCGGTGGCAACGATTTCGTATTCCGACTTTAGCGATCCAACCGGTTTGAATCTGGTCCGTCACGCGACGGCTCCTGCTGGAACGAACAATGCGCTTCGTTTGACTCCGCAATTGACCAGCCAGCAGGGTGCTGCGTGGTTCGCCTCACCTCAACTATTGTCGGTCGGCTTTGAGACTGAGTTTGAGTTCCAGACGGCTGGTGACGGTTCGGATGGTTTTGCATTCGTTGTTCAGAATAGTCAGGATGATGCACTGGGTGGCGTCGGCGGTGGTCTGGGCTACAAGAGTATTGCCAACAGTTTGGCGATCGAGTTTGACACATTTCAAAACAGCGAAACCAACGATCCCAATAACAACCATGTCGGTGTGCATACGATGGGCGCCGCACCAAACAGCAACCACGAGTCGGCTTCGCTGGGAACAGTGACTCCAGCCTTTGACATTAATGATGGAAACATTCATCAGGTGAAGGTGGTTTACCAGCCTGGAACGATGGCCATCTTTCTGGACGACTTTGTCAGTCCGGCGCTGACCGTCGCCGTCGACCTTGCTGAGACGCTGGATCTGGATGTCGGTAAGGCGTGGGTTGGATTCACGGGAGTATCCGGAGGAGACGCCCAAAGCCACGATATTCTGAGTTGGGAATACAGCGTGCTGGCCGATGTCACCACGACGATTGGCGTTGCCGATGCTCAGGCGATCGAAGGTGATAATGGTGTCACGAACCTGGTGTTCACCGTCACGCGTGATGGCGACACGTCGGGCACGGCGATTGTCAGCGGCGTGATTGCCGAAGGCACGGCGACGTTCGCCGATGGTGACTACGGCACTCTGAATTCGACCACACTGACTTTTGCTGCAGGACAGACGGTGGGCACTTTTGTCTTGCCAATCAATGGCGACCAGACGCCCGAAGAAGATGAAACACTGACGCTGCACCTGACGCTCGATTCCGGAACGGCGCACTTTGGTCGACGCGGTTGCCGTCGGGACAATCCTGAACGACGACACCAGCGTCGTCATTAG